In Procambarus clarkii isolate CNS0578487 chromosome 74, FALCON_Pclarkii_2.0, whole genome shotgun sequence, one DNA window encodes the following:
- the LOC138356809 gene encoding uncharacterized protein: MVTIPPAPPTQTIVPTETPLATIPVSTPPPAIPSTTSVSAFPILSTTGTAPGSSSPGSPKGTTVPGTTPGQTSIGTSPGPTTSGGTTGPTSSGSITGPTTSGGTTGPTASGGTTGPTASGGTTGPTASGGTTGPITSGGTTGSTSGSSST, from the coding sequence ATGGTAACTATACCTCCAGCCCCACCAACCCAGACAATCGTTCCCACGGAAACACCACTGGCAACAATCCCAGTTAGCACACCGCCTCCAGCAATCCCGAGTACCACTTCAGTTTCAGCATTCCCCATTCTATCAACCACAGGAACTGCACCGGGTTCTTCAAGCCCAGGTTCTCCAAAGGGTACAACAGTACCTGGTACTACACCTGGTCAAACAAGTATAGGTACTTCACCAGGCCCAACAACCTCTGGTGGTACAACAGGCCCAACATCCTCTGGTAGTATAACGGGTCCAACAACCTCTGGTGGTACAACGGGTCCAACAGCCTCTGGTGGTACAACGGGTCCAACAGCCTCTGGTGGTACAACGGGTCCAACAGCCTCTGGTGGTACAACGGGTCCAATAACCTCGGGTGGTACAActggctcaacatctggttctagTTCAACCTGA